DNA from Corynebacterium aurimucosum ATCC 700975:
AAGCACTCAAGCAGATGCCGGATTCGGAGATTTCCGAGGCCATGAATGACCTGCCGGAGGATTACCGCATGGTGGTGTACTACTCGGATGTGGTGGGTTTGGCCTATAAGGAAATCGCAGAAGTGATGGGCACCCCATTGGGGACGGTCATGAGCCGCCTCCACCGCGGAAGAAAATTGCTTCGCGCGGCGTTGAAGGACGTAGCACGAGAAAAAGGCATTGGTCGCAACCACCCAGAGATGGAGGAGAAGTAATGGAACGCGCAACAGGACGCAATTGCGGTGCGTGTAACTCTCCCGAGGTTGAAGCGCTCTTTCGGGAGCTGTTCGATGAATCAACCAGCTATGCGCGAGCACTGGAAATCCGCGAGCATCTCGCGCAGTGCGATGCCTGTCAACAGCGCGTCGAGAGTGAAGAAGTAATCCGAGCGCTCGTGCGCAAATGTTGCGGGGGGCAGGCTGCACCGCAGTCACTGCGCCAGCGCATTTGCGTGGAGATTACGCGGACTGAGATTACCTGGGGCTAGGGCCGCCGAGGCCAAATTAACGCTTAGATCAAGTTAGATAGGCCTCGGTGCAAAAGCAAAGGACTCGTTCCCGTCCTCGGAATGAGGAAGGAAACGAGCCCTAATTGATTGCTGACGTTATGCGTTAGGACGCTTGCCGTGGTTAGCGGACTTCTTACGGCGATCCTTGCGCTTACGGCCACGCTTGCTCATCGCGTACTCCTTCTGTTAAGGGTAAATGAACTTATTTAACTGTAGCGGCAGGGTATGCCGGGGTGTTAATCGGGGGGGTGCAGCTTTTGAGGACTCTTTAAGCAGAGACGCGGGCACGGCCGCGGCTGCGGTTGCGGCGCTTGATAGCGCGACGCTCCTCTTCAGAGAGGCCGCCCCACACGCCGGCATCCTGTCCGGACTCGAGGGCCCACTTGAGGCAGGAAGAAGCAACCGGGCAGCGGTTGCAGACCAGCTTGGCCTTAGCGATCTGGGTGAGTGCAGGGCCGGAATTACCGACAGGGAAGAAGAGCTCCGGGTCTTCGTCGCGGCAAACAGCTTCGTGGCGCCAATCCATGATTGAAATCTCCTAACTAATTTTTGACAGCAGTGAGTGAAAGCAGGCGCACCAAGGGCAGTCCACAGCCGTGAACTGTTCCGAGTGCTCCGGGGGTTTAAGTGAACTGGTCTGCGGTCAGTGGGGCCCTGTCTCGAGTTAGGGCCAGCGTCGCCGCCGCCATGGTTCACTTGCGGTTAACTTGGAGGTTTCTCCGAGTTAAGAACTGATTTAACAGCTCGTTGTTTTTGCTACCTGAGAATAATGACACGTTTACTCAATCTCCGCTAGGGGGAGAGGCTAAAAAGTGTCCAAAGTCACTAAATAAATTCCGTCAATTCACGCATTTGTTATGGATTGGGTCCTGTAAGAATCCTGTCAGTAATGCTTCAACCTGCGTTAATGGGGCAAATGGGGTGAGTGTGGTGACCTGGATCGCGTCAAATCCGGATTGCTCCCTCTGCCCCCGAAACGTGGAGGGCGGGAAGCTGAAGATGAGCATGGTGACGGTGTATGCGGAAAGGAGGATATCCGTGGGCGCGTGAAGCACTGGCGTGGAGTAGGCCTAAGCGTGGAACAGAGACGTAGACTAGATACCCGTGAATAAGAAGCAGAAACAGTCCTCGACCACGCCTGCCCGCACAGCCGGAGGCCGCGCCCCGGGGGCGGTGATAGCGGCTGCCGGCATCGCCGTGCTCCAGTCCATCGCAGTTATTATCTTCGGAATCTTCCTCGTTGTCCGTGAGCTAACGGGTGCTGAAAATGACTCTATGGTTTCCGATTCTGGGGCGGCGGGCTTCGTTGGCCTAGGTACGGCTATCTTCGTCTTCATCGTGTTCGGCTTTGTCATCGTCGCCTCGTGGGCCTTCGTTAAGGGCAAGCGCTGGGGCCGCGGAGCTATCGTGCTCGTGGAGTTTATTTTGGGTGCTATCGCCTTCCAGATGTTTAGCGGAGGCTCAGCAGCGCTCGGCGTCGTGACGCTGGCAAGTGCTGCGGTAGTGCTCTACCTGCTCATGATGCGACGCGAGGCGGCGCAATGGGCTGAAAGCCACTTCTAGGCGAGCTGCTTCTTGAACAACTAAGAAGTTAAGAGGCAGTGAGCGCCACGGCGGTGTTTCCACGCTGCTCGACGATGGCCGTGCCCGCAAGAGTCAGCGAAATCGGACCGGTATAGCCGTCACGGTCAACGGGAATGCTGCGCTCGGTCTTTCCAGTAGCCCAATCCACCACGTCGATCCCTTCCTCCGTGGGCACCAGTAGCCGCTCGCCGACGGCGATGCCGGTGCCGACTGCCTGCTCCAGAACGTGGTCCACTTTGAGTTCGGTTGGGGTAAAGAGATAAAGCCGCTCGCCGTCGAACCATGTCATGTGGTGGGGCAGATCAGCGACCGCAGGGGCGAAGGGGGAAGCAGAATTCGTGATGGACTTCGAAGGCTCCACGTCCGTGGAGGAGAGCCTTTCGCCCTCAAAGTTATAGGAGACGATACGTGGCGCATCGCCCGGCAGGAAGACAGCAGCGGCCTCCTGACCATAGGCAATGAGACGCGCGCCTGGGTTATTAATCTCGATATCCTTGGAGATCTCTGGCGTACGCGCATCCTCTGGCGTGGTGTTCTGGATACGCAGCCACGTGGAGTCTGGGAAATCCGGACAGGATTCGGTGACGGCCATCGTTTCGGTGCGGGTCAGCGCTGAGGTGATGGCGCAATCCTCGTGGGGTTGGAGGTTCGGTTCTTGCTTGGCTTCGACATCACCATATTCAACGGTGCGCACCAAGTCAGAGCGCCATAGTTCTATGCGCTCGGCGGAAACGGTCCCCACGCGGTCATTCGACACAATGGGGACCACCTGCTCGGAATTTCGGGCGCTGCGGGTATCGGAGTACTGGCCGGAGACCGCATCGATGGCTACTACATCGCCGCAGCCATTTCCCACGTCATAGGTGGCCACGATCTTGTTCCACGCCGTGCCGAGCGAACAGAGGTCGGCATCACGGCGCTCGTAGGTCCAGACTGTATCGCCGGAGGTATCCGAAGCGCGGAGGGTATCACCGTCATGGGTTATCAGTAGCCCCTTCGTGGATATCGCGCGGGACTGCCCCGGCACCACAGTGTTGGGGACGCTGAAGGTGTCAGTGAGGGAGTCGGGGACGGAATCGAGAGTCTGAGTCTCGGCATCAGACGCGGCATCGACAGCGGGAGTGAGCTCCGATTTGTGGATCGGTGCCGTGATCACAGCGCCGCCAATAGCAATGGCACAGACCGCGCTGATCGCGCCCACAGCAAGCCAGTCTGCTTTGGTGGAACGCAAGACGGGAGCCTTCTTCGCAGAGCTTGGCTTCTTCGCGGATTCCGGGCCATGCTCGGTGCTCATCGGCGTCCTCCTTTGCGGTGCTTGCGCGTGCGGGAACGGGTGCGGCGGGAGGCACGGGCAGATGCCGTGGAGGAACGTGGTGAGTCTCCACGCGGCGACTCCCCGCGTGAGTTTGAGCGCCGAGGTGCACCCAGCACTGTGGTGGGCGGGCCGACGGTGTCAGCAACCGCCTCTGGGATATCGAGGGCTTCCGCAAGCTCCGGGGAGGTGCTGAACCACTGCGGTGGCTCTGGCTGGCCCAAATCGAGCTCATCGTTGATGACTTGCCATTTGCTCAGCTCATCATAACCAACGAGGGTGACCGCTGTGCCCGTGTGCCCTGCGCGGCCAGTGCGTCCGATGCGATGGACAAATGTCATCGGGTCATCGGGCACCTGGTAGTTGATGACGTGGGTGACATCCTCAATGTCGATGCCGCGAGCGGCGACGTCCGTGGCCACGAGGATCTCCACGGTGCCTTCCCGGAAGGTATTAAGCGAGCGTTCGCGTGCTTTTTGGTCCAAATCACCGTGGACCGCGCCCACGCGAAAGCCGCGCTGTGCTAGCTCTTCCGCGACGGCGGCGGCTGAGCGTTTCGTACGCGTGAAAATGATGGTGCGCCCGCGGCCTTCTGCCTGCAGGGCCTTTCCCAAGACCGCGATCTTGTCCATACGGTGTGCTTGGAAGGTGACCTTGCGTGTGGAGGAATGGGTGTGCTGGGCGTCACCAGACTCGGCGCGGATGTGGACCGGCTTCTCCAGGAAGGTACGTGCCAAGGTCACGATGGGCCCGGGCATGGTGGCGGAAAAGAGCATGGTCTGGTGCGGGTTGCCGTGCAGGAGCGAGAGGATCTTCTCGATATCCGGCAAGAAGCCCAAGTCCAGCATCTCGTCGGCCTCATCCAGAACGAGAACGCTGACGTGGTCGAAGGAGAGATGCTTCTTTTGGCAGAGATCGAGCAGGCGGCCGGGGGTGCCGACGACGACGTCCGCACCCGATTCAATCTGTGTGATCTGCTCTTCGTAGGGGCGCCCGCCACACAGGGTGACCACGCTGAGCGGAAGGTTTGCGGCGGCGAGCTCCAGATCTCCGCTGACCTGGATGGCTAGCTCGCGCGTTGGTGCAATGACCAGTGCGCGGGGAGTGCCGTCGAGCTCCGGGATATCGGCGTCATCGAAAACGCGATCCAGCAGCGGGACACCGAAGCCATAGGTTTTGCCCATGCCGGTGCGCGCTTGACCGATGAGGTCCTGGCCATTCAAAGCGATGGGCAGCGTAAGCTCCTGGATGGCAAAGGTGCGCGTAATCCCGTTGTCAGCGAGGGCATCGCAGATCTCTACAGCGACGCCGAGTTCGGCAAAGGTAGGGGATTCGCGGGAATCGCGGGATGATTTCGGGGCAAGCACACCTTGATAGTAGAGGACGTGGCTATAGTGGGGCCATTAGAGCGCCGGGGCGCAGTTCTCACGGCACCGATTAAAGAACACGATTTAAGGGAGATGCACCACATGGATATCAAGTTTGGTTTTGCCGATACCGCCCGCGAGCTGGTTATTCACGCGGAGGGTGAGCGCGAAGAACTGACCCAGACCATCAACAACGCCTTGGCAGACAACTCCACCCTCGAATTGAAGGACACCAAGGGTCGCTCCTACATCGTGCGCACTGAGCGAGTCGTTTACGTAGAGATCGGCACTGCACGCGCGCACACCGTCGGATTTGCGGGCTAAGTACGCGCGCGCTGGCTCAGCGGGTAGCCTAAATGGCCATGGAGAATCCCGCGGATTTTAAGCAGCACCCACACCCCGTCTCAGCGGTGGAGCGCTTCGCTCGCGAGTACGGCTGGTGGCGTGTGGTGGCGATCCCCGTCATGGTCGTCATCACCGTGTGGGTGCTTGTTGATGTTTTCCGCTCGCCCGCCCAGGAGGCGGATGTGACGGCGGCGAGGGAGACGTCGGCAAGCAGCACAGCCGCATCCGTCTCCTCGCGTAAGGGGCCGGATCCTGCCAATGCCAGCGCGGTGGCTGCCGCCAAGGATGGTTTGCCCGCTGGCGGTGACTTCACCGAACAAGGTGAGGAAACCTACCGCGATGCAGGGCCGTCCACCATGCACGCGGGCAAGGGCGGGAAGCAAACCATCCGCTTTTCCGTCGAAATTGAAAACGGCATCGATACTTCCGCATATGGCGGGGACGGTGCTGTCGTTGCGCTTGTCGACGCCACCCTGGCCGACCCTCGCGGGTGGACGGCCAACGGCGATTTTGAATTCATCCACGTCAAAGCCGATGACAACCCCGATACGCACATCCGCCTGACATCATTGGGAACCACGGCGAAGTTGTGTGGCGCACAGTTGGAATCAGAAACCTCCTGTCACACGACCATTACGGGGGAATCCGCGGTCAACCTCAACGAATCCC
Protein-coding regions in this window:
- the rsrA gene encoding mycothiol system anti-sigma-R factor, producing MERATGRNCGACNSPEVEALFRELFDESTSYARALEIREHLAQCDACQQRVESEEVIRALVRKCCGGQAAPQSLRQRICVEITRTEITWG
- a CDS encoding DUF3152 domain-containing protein — protein: MAMENPADFKQHPHPVSAVERFAREYGWWRVVAIPVMVVITVWVLVDVFRSPAQEADVTAARETSASSTAASVSSRKGPDPANASAVAAAKDGLPAGGDFTEQGEETYRDAGPSTMHAGKGGKQTIRFSVEIENGIDTSAYGGDGAVVALVDATLADPRGWTANGDFEFIHVKADDNPDTHIRLTSLGTTAKLCGAQLESETSCHTTITGESAVNLNESRWVRGAKPFEGDLGNYRQYLINHEFGHAIGFAAHQACGGDGKLAPVMMQQTLSLNNAQLFEKEPNEVYPDEDVTCEPNPWPYPNPANSDHAKPE
- a CDS encoding DUF3107 domain-containing protein, with translation MDIKFGFADTARELVIHAEGEREELTQTINNALADNSTLELKDTKGRSYIVRTERVVYVEIGTARAHTVGFAG
- a CDS encoding DEAD/DEAH box helicase, producing the protein MLAPKSSRDSRESPTFAELGVAVEICDALADNGITRTFAIQELTLPIALNGQDLIGQARTGMGKTYGFGVPLLDRVFDDADIPELDGTPRALVIAPTRELAIQVSGDLELAAANLPLSVVTLCGGRPYEEQITQIESGADVVVGTPGRLLDLCQKKHLSFDHVSVLVLDEADEMLDLGFLPDIEKILSLLHGNPHQTMLFSATMPGPIVTLARTFLEKPVHIRAESGDAQHTHSSTRKVTFQAHRMDKIAVLGKALQAEGRGRTIIFTRTKRSAAAVAEELAQRGFRVGAVHGDLDQKARERSLNTFREGTVEILVATDVAARGIDIEDVTHVINYQVPDDPMTFVHRIGRTGRAGHTGTAVTLVGYDELSKWQVINDELDLGQPEPPQWFSTSPELAEALDIPEAVADTVGPPTTVLGAPRRSNSRGESPRGDSPRSSTASARASRRTRSRTRKHRKGGRR
- a CDS encoding WhiB family transcriptional regulator, translating into MDWRHEAVCRDEDPELFFPVGNSGPALTQIAKAKLVCNRCPVASSCLKWALESGQDAGVWGGLSEEERRAIKRRNRSRGRARVSA
- a CDS encoding 50S ribosomal protein bL37, with amino-acid sequence MSKRGRKRKDRRKKSANHGKRPNA